One Saprospiraceae bacterium DNA window includes the following coding sequences:
- a CDS encoding class I SAM-dependent methyltransferase, translating into MKHLSPFFQVLTLALALVACRHDAPNTSDAPVLTREKPTATRASEPLPLPKTGAGNFESLVADYESKERGIWQKPELVIAMLGDLSDKTVADIGAGTGYFTFRLVPKAKKVIAIDIDQRFIRFLDSVNVRLPLQYRERFESRLAKADDPLLMPEEADAVVLVNTYGYIQQRVQYLKTLSKGMSPGARLLIIDFKKNNLPIGPPEEYKVALSQVEKELITAGFVVEKIDKDALDYQYIVLATKPSKTKTQSEQ; encoded by the coding sequence ATGAAACATCTTTCACCATTCTTCCAAGTTCTCACACTGGCGCTGGCACTCGTGGCTTGCCGCCACGACGCACCAAACACTTCCGACGCACCTGTGCTGACCCGCGAAAAACCCACGGCCACGCGCGCGTCCGAACCTTTGCCTTTGCCCAAAACAGGCGCTGGCAACTTTGAAAGCCTCGTGGCCGATTACGAAAGCAAAGAACGGGGCATATGGCAAAAGCCGGAATTGGTGATTGCGATGCTCGGCGACCTGAGCGACAAAACAGTGGCTGACATTGGCGCCGGCACCGGGTATTTCACATTCCGATTGGTGCCTAAAGCCAAGAAGGTGATTGCTATTGACATTGACCAACGGTTCATCCGTTTTCTCGACAGCGTGAACGTGCGCCTGCCGCTCCAATACCGCGAGCGTTTCGAGAGCCGGCTGGCCAAGGCCGACGACCCGCTGCTGATGCCCGAAGAGGCCGATGCGGTAGTGTTGGTGAACACCTATGGCTATATTCAGCAGCGCGTTCAGTACCTGAAGACCCTATCGAAGGGTATGTCGCCCGGTGCCAGATTGCTCATCATTGATTTTAAAAAGAACAACTTGCCCATCGGTCCGCCGGAGGAATACAAGGTGGCGCTTTCGCAGGTGGAAAAGGAGCTCATCACGGCGGGTTTTGTCGTCGAAAAAATTGACAAGGACGCGCTCGACTATCAGTACATCGTGTTGGCGACGAAGCCTTCAAAAACAAAAACCCAAAGCGAACAATAA
- a CDS encoding site-2 protease family protein has translation MRGSLKIFTWLGIPVYLHWSFALIFLYAFWIGYDNNMGSFGMLWVLAIILPLFGFVLLHEYGHSLTARRYGVETRDIILTPIGGIARLERMPEKPIQEFFVAIAGPAVNVVIALILFGVGLLLFDGIYWEAFLASINDYFSAIGLFFQRLWHLIIGHISFSDFKMLLSMETPSQLEELVAETGIEPGLLLTALPAFLSINLGLALFNMLPAFPMDGGRVLRALLAARLGRVRATQWASWIGQAVAVAFILLSFLVGTFTLGLIGFFVFMSARSENVMVRFDALLKRYTARDLMRPNFTRLTVTDWMQTPIDLVRQGLERHFLVFDLNDQLVGALREEAIVAAMKRRDFSSEVANYLQRVELVHINEPLQTIYYHLRQQGLPILGVVDGGELVGVIDEVGLQHFLRLQSSGGF, from the coding sequence ATGCGCGGCTCTCTGAAGATATTTACTTGGTTGGGCATTCCGGTGTACTTGCATTGGTCGTTTGCACTCATTTTCCTCTACGCATTTTGGATTGGCTACGACAACAATATGGGTTCGTTCGGGATGTTGTGGGTGCTGGCTATCATCCTGCCTCTTTTCGGTTTCGTCTTGTTGCACGAATACGGACACTCGCTCACCGCACGCCGCTACGGGGTGGAGACACGAGACATCATCCTGACCCCCATAGGGGGCATTGCCCGTTTGGAACGGATGCCCGAAAAACCCATTCAGGAGTTTTTTGTCGCCATTGCGGGGCCAGCGGTCAATGTGGTGATTGCGCTGATACTTTTTGGGGTGGGGCTACTGCTGTTCGATGGCATTTATTGGGAGGCCTTCCTCGCATCCATCAATGACTATTTCAGTGCCATCGGGCTGTTTTTTCAGCGCCTCTGGCATTTGATAATCGGACACATTTCGTTTAGCGATTTCAAAATGCTGCTCTCCATGGAGACGCCTTCGCAATTGGAGGAGCTTGTGGCCGAGACGGGCATTGAGCCGGGCTTATTGCTTACCGCGCTCCCGGCTTTTCTTTCCATCAATCTTGGATTGGCGCTCTTCAATATGTTGCCTGCTTTCCCGATGGATGGGGGCCGTGTGTTGCGTGCTTTGTTGGCGGCTCGGCTGGGGCGTGTCCGCGCCACCCAATGGGCCTCGTGGATAGGTCAGGCAGTGGCGGTCGCGTTCATCCTGTTGAGTTTTCTGGTGGGTACTTTCACGCTTGGGCTGATTGGTTTTTTTGTGTTTATGAGCGCCCGCTCGGAGAACGTGATGGTGCGGTTCGATGCGCTGCTCAAACGCTACACCGCCCGCGATTTGATGCGTCCCAATTTTACCCGATTGACCGTGACCGACTGGATGCAAACGCCCATTGATTTGGTGCGGCAGGGATTGGAGCGCCATTTTCTCGTCTTTGATTTGAACGACCAGTTGGTAGGCGCGTTGCGAGAAGAAGCCATCGTGGCCGCCATGAAACGACGCGACTTTTCCTCAGAGGTGGCCAACTATCTTCAAAGGGTAGAGTTGGTGCACATCAACGAGCCGTTGCAGACCATCTACTATCATCTTCGGCAACAGGGGCTTCCTATCTTGGGCGTGGTGGACGGCGGCGAATTGGTGGGGGTGATTGACGAAGTGGGCTTGCAGCATTTCCTGCGCCTGCAGTCGAGCGGAGGTTTTTGA
- a CDS encoding DUF2723 domain-containing protein: protein MNLSFKTLNNIAGWLVFGIAAIVLGMAAERTGSLWDCGEFISGAYKLQVVHPPGAPVFLIVGRLFTWVAEILSNNPADIAFAVNLMSALCTAATAMFVCWSTTILARLALEGRGHEPEGSHAIAVAGAGLVAGLTTAFTTSIWFSAVEGEVYAMSTFFTAMTLWATLKWYNLPDTAESDKWLVFAFYSTALSIGVHLLSLLTFPALAMFYYFKKEKKPTVWGTLVSAGVGVVFIVAIQKLIIAGIPAFWAFFDKLLVNSFGLPFYSGIIPVLLIFGGAIWFGLRQAEKRGNGLLQRLVVGLGLVVIAYFSYGMVIIRANANPPINMNDPSDPMRLLPYLNREQYGERPLLRGPNFDARPIGIKSQERYGRVGNRYEVVDEKVDYEFPPASQTLFPRMGDYSQNRPALYRRWIDKPTGEPTFADNIEFFWKYQLGWMYGRYFMWNFVGRQNGEQGFFSWDPSSGNWLSGIDFIDEMRLGNQKELPDAQKHNQARNKYYFIPFLLGLLGLFFHYKRSPRDFAAIMALFIITGIGIIVYSNQPPNEPRERDYVLAGSFFTYAIWIGLSVLALFELLTTRLRLSEALGSVGATLLALSAPLLMVTQNWDDHSRHEHFASRDYASNFLNSCDKNAIIFTYGDNDTYPLWYCQEVEGIRTDVRVVNLSLIAVDWYINQLRRAVNDAPAIEMSIPQEQIRGYKRVQTPFYALGGEREMLLSDVLKYLGEDHKLPTQGGRDFDTHLPTRQFVLPVNKAEMIANNLISPNDTTILDTIRFNLGEKEYLIKDELAILDIINSNFSKRPIYWAVTCREDKLLNLQDFMQLEGLSLRLVPKYTPSATDAYGIIGSGGVDTETAYKNIMEKWRWGNFDQKRLFVDRSYMPSLQTMRVVFIRVARQLVLEGKKDKAIALVDRYFEVFPEYNFPYDQFSAFLADVYFRAGDNKKAKAKIRDIAKTMEQNLRHYNSLSPNFQKGYKQENDFALGTAQTLMRMADDLKDDDLKKELERIFVPYMPNRPLLPGTEGIPQ from the coding sequence ATGAACCTATCCTTCAAGACACTCAACAACATCGCAGGCTGGCTGGTATTTGGCATCGCAGCCATCGTATTGGGCATGGCAGCCGAACGCACAGGTAGCCTGTGGGACTGTGGCGAATTTATCTCTGGCGCATACAAACTTCAAGTGGTGCACCCCCCCGGCGCACCCGTATTTCTGATTGTGGGACGCTTGTTTACATGGGTTGCGGAAATCCTATCCAACAATCCAGCCGATATTGCTTTCGCCGTGAACCTGATGTCGGCGCTTTGCACGGCTGCAACGGCGATGTTTGTCTGTTGGAGCACGACCATCCTCGCGCGATTGGCCTTGGAAGGTCGGGGCCACGAGCCTGAGGGCAGCCATGCCATCGCGGTGGCGGGCGCGGGCTTGGTGGCGGGCCTCACCACCGCGTTCACCACTTCTATTTGGTTTTCGGCAGTGGAAGGCGAGGTGTATGCCATGTCCACATTTTTCACGGCCATGACGTTGTGGGCCACCTTGAAATGGTACAACTTGCCCGACACGGCAGAGTCGGACAAATGGCTGGTGTTCGCGTTTTACTCGACGGCGCTTTCCATCGGCGTGCACTTGCTGAGCTTGCTCACGTTCCCGGCACTGGCCATGTTTTATTATTTCAAAAAAGAAAAGAAACCCACGGTGTGGGGCACGCTTGTGTCAGCAGGCGTGGGTGTGGTGTTCATAGTGGCCATTCAAAAACTCATCATCGCAGGTATTCCGGCATTTTGGGCATTTTTCGACAAACTTTTGGTGAACAGCTTTGGCCTGCCGTTCTATTCGGGCATCATACCCGTGTTGCTGATATTTGGCGGAGCCATCTGGTTTGGTCTCAGGCAGGCAGAGAAAAGAGGCAACGGCCTGCTGCAACGCTTGGTGGTGGGGCTTGGCTTGGTGGTCATTGCGTATTTTTCATACGGCATGGTCATCATACGCGCCAACGCCAACCCTCCCATCAACATGAACGACCCTTCCGACCCCATGCGACTGCTGCCCTACCTCAACAGGGAGCAATATGGCGAACGCCCCCTCTTGCGCGGCCCGAACTTCGATGCGCGGCCCATCGGCATCAAGTCCCAAGAACGCTACGGGCGCGTCGGCAACCGCTACGAGGTGGTGGATGAAAAGGTGGACTACGAATTTCCCCCAGCCAGTCAGACCCTTTTCCCGCGCATGGGCGATTATTCACAAAACCGGCCCGCGCTCTATCGCCGATGGATTGACAAACCCACGGGCGAACCGACTTTTGCCGACAACATTGAGTTTTTCTGGAAATACCAGCTGGGCTGGATGTATGGACGGTATTTCATGTGGAATTTTGTTGGCCGCCAAAATGGCGAACAAGGCTTTTTCTCGTGGGACCCCAGCTCGGGCAACTGGCTATCGGGCATTGATTTCATTGATGAAATGCGCTTGGGCAATCAGAAGGAATTGCCCGATGCCCAGAAACACAACCAAGCAAGGAACAAGTATTACTTTATTCCGTTCCTGCTCGGCCTTTTAGGGCTTTTCTTCCACTACAAGCGCAGCCCGCGCGATTTTGCGGCCATCATGGCGCTGTTCATCATCACGGGCATTGGCATCATCGTCTATTCCAACCAGCCGCCCAACGAACCCCGCGAACGCGATTATGTGCTGGCTGGCTCCTTTTTTACCTATGCGATTTGGATTGGCTTGAGCGTGCTCGCGCTGTTTGAACTGCTCACCACCCGCCTGCGGCTCTCGGAAGCCCTCGGAAGCGTGGGGGCCACACTGTTGGCTTTGAGTGCCCCTTTGCTCATGGTGACGCAAAACTGGGACGACCACAGCCGCCACGAACACTTTGCCAGTCGTGACTACGCGAGCAACTTCCTCAATTCGTGCGACAAAAACGCCATCATCTTCACTTATGGCGACAACGATACCTACCCGCTTTGGTACTGCCAAGAAGTGGAAGGAATCCGAACCGATGTGCGCGTGGTGAACCTTTCGCTCATCGCGGTTGACTGGTACATCAATCAGCTGCGCCGAGCGGTGAACGACGCACCTGCCATCGAGATGAGCATTCCGCAGGAGCAAATTCGGGGCTACAAGAGGGTGCAAACGCCTTTCTATGCCCTCGGTGGCGAACGAGAGATGCTGTTGTCGGACGTGTTGAAGTATCTCGGCGAAGACCACAAATTGCCTACCCAAGGAGGACGCGATTTCGATACGCACCTGCCGACCCGACAATTCGTCCTTCCCGTCAACAAGGCAGAGATGATTGCCAACAACCTCATCTCGCCCAACGACACCACCATACTCGACACGATAAGGTTCAACTTGGGAGAAAAGGAATACCTTATCAAAGACGAGCTGGCGATTCTCGACATCATCAACTCTAACTTTTCCAAGCGCCCCATTTATTGGGCGGTGACCTGCCGCGAAGACAAGTTGCTCAACCTTCAGGACTTCATGCAACTGGAAGGCTTGTCGCTGCGCCTCGTGCCCAAATACACGCCCAGCGCCACCGATGCCTACGGCATCATCGGCAGCGGCGGGGTGGACACGGAGACCGCTTACAAAAACATCATGGAGAAATGGCGCTGGGGCAATTTTGACCAGAAGCGGTTGTTCGTGGACCGTTCCTATATGCCCAGCCTTCAGACCATGCGGGTCGTGTTCATTCGGGTGGCCCGCCAGTTGGTGCTGGAAGGCAAAAAAGACAAAGCCATTGCCTTGGTGGACAGGTATTTTGAGGTTTTCCCCGAATACAATTTCCCCTACGACCAATTCTCCGCGTTTTTGGCCGACGTGTATTTCCGCGCGGGCGACAACAAAAAGGCCAAGGCAAAAATTCGGGACATCGCCAAAACGATGGAGCAGAACCTGCGACACTACAACTCGCTCTCGCCCAACTTCCAGAAGGGCTACAAACAGGAAAACGACTTCGCGTTGGGCACCGCGCAAACCCTGATGCGCATGGCCGATGATTTGAAGGACGACGATTTGAAAAAGGAATTGGAGCGGATTTTTGTCCCATACATGCCCAATCGCCCACTCTTGCCAGGCACGGAAGGGATTCCGCAGTAG
- a CDS encoding insulinase family protein, whose product MVHFTRQILPNGLRVLVHEDTSTPLVAVNVTYYVGSRDEQADKTGFAHLFEHLMFAGSKNVPDFDDPLQRAGGENNAYTTNDYTTFYEIMPAENLETALWLESDRMLALNISKKALDVQRKVVVEEFKETCLNEPYGDAWHHLSELMYREHPYRWPVIGLVPEHVEKAELDDVRSFFKQWYTPNNAVLSIAGNVRAGEAFQLAEKWFAAIPPGPAPHRQLVPEPPQDIPRRREVRSSNVPVPAVFLAFRTPARLHPDFYAVDLLSDVLAQGQSSRLYRRLLKERQLFSQIDAYITGNIDPGLMVIEGRPSMGVTPDEALAAIWQELTLLKTHPIEQRELEKIQHRFESTVVFSETSVLNKAQNLAFYEILDRAELMNEEVDIYLAVTPADLHRVANDLFQERNSAILTYLPALTV is encoded by the coding sequence ATGGTACATTTCACTCGCCAGATACTCCCCAACGGTCTCCGCGTCCTTGTTCACGAGGACACTTCCACGCCACTTGTAGCCGTCAACGTCACTTACTATGTGGGGTCACGCGACGAGCAAGCCGACAAGACCGGCTTTGCCCACCTATTTGAGCACCTCATGTTTGCTGGTAGCAAAAATGTGCCTGATTTCGACGACCCGCTCCAGCGTGCGGGGGGCGAAAACAATGCCTACACGACCAACGATTATACGACTTTCTACGAAATAATGCCCGCCGAAAACCTGGAGACTGCCCTATGGCTCGAAAGTGACCGTATGCTGGCGCTCAATATCTCCAAAAAAGCTTTGGATGTGCAACGCAAGGTCGTGGTCGAGGAGTTTAAAGAAACCTGCCTCAACGAACCTTATGGCGATGCGTGGCACCACCTCTCCGAGCTCATGTATCGCGAACATCCGTATCGGTGGCCAGTCATTGGCCTCGTGCCGGAGCATGTGGAAAAAGCGGAGCTCGACGATGTCCGCTCATTTTTCAAACAATGGTACACGCCGAACAACGCCGTGCTGTCCATCGCTGGCAACGTGCGGGCGGGCGAGGCTTTCCAACTGGCCGAAAAATGGTTTGCGGCGATTCCGCCCGGCCCTGCCCCCCACCGCCAGTTGGTGCCCGAACCTCCGCAAGACATCCCACGCCGTCGAGAAGTACGTTCCTCCAACGTGCCCGTGCCAGCCGTTTTCCTTGCCTTTCGCACCCCTGCTCGACTTCACCCGGATTTTTATGCGGTTGATTTGCTGTCGGATGTATTGGCACAGGGGCAATCGTCGAGGCTATATCGCCGCCTTCTGAAAGAGCGCCAGTTGTTTTCTCAAATAGACGCATACATCACGGGCAACATTGACCCCGGCTTGATGGTCATCGAGGGTCGCCCATCGATGGGTGTGACACCTGATGAGGCGTTGGCCGCGATATGGCAAGAGTTGACACTGCTGAAGACACACCCCATCGAGCAGCGCGAGTTGGAAAAAATCCAACACCGTTTTGAAAGCACGGTTGTGTTTTCGGAAACGAGTGTGCTCAACAAAGCCCAAAACCTCGCTTTTTACGAAATCCTTGACCGAGCAGAGCTGATGAATGAAGAAGTTGACATTTACCTTGCCGTGACACCCGCTGATTTGCACCGCGTTGCCAATGACCTTTTTCAAGAACGCAACTCGGCCATTTTGACTTATCTGCCTGCTTTGACTGTTTAG
- a CDS encoding TerC family protein translates to MTELLSQILGADWDNALIIILNLIIIESLLSVDNAAVLATMVMDLPQHQRAKALRYGIIGAYVFRGLCLIFAAWLIQIWWLKPLGGLYLIFLAYNYFRTKATPQHDDDVLVKEEKWFYKISTGLFGQFWATVIAVEIMDLAFSLDNVFAAVAFTNNIWLICIGVFIGILAMRFVAQWFVKLLERYPFLEVSAFIVIGILGLKLFLSLPGHFFAGHWMVRLLEGEMFDLFISIVTAGFFFVPIITSRLFGWPSSTKSKSDTASNGMGVAPSPIDQLGPAATKDLGEDGPPDERQRANVHWKNGPLLRPTFRDNLTLQDRYALSPLYYEQKPRLRQNPSLEPRAYHPGHPSQILRSFF, encoded by the coding sequence ATGACTGAACTACTGTCGCAAATACTCGGCGCTGATTGGGATAACGCGCTGATTATCATACTGAACCTCATCATCATTGAAAGCCTCCTGTCTGTTGACAACGCCGCCGTGTTGGCCACGATGGTCATGGACCTGCCCCAGCACCAACGCGCCAAGGCATTGCGCTACGGCATCATCGGTGCATATGTTTTTCGTGGCTTGTGCCTCATTTTCGCGGCATGGCTCATACAAATATGGTGGCTCAAGCCATTGGGGGGGCTTTATTTGATATTTCTCGCCTACAATTATTTCCGCACGAAAGCCACTCCGCAGCATGATGACGACGTGCTGGTGAAAGAGGAAAAATGGTTTTACAAAATTTCCACAGGTCTTTTCGGCCAGTTTTGGGCGACTGTGATTGCGGTGGAAATCATGGACTTGGCGTTTTCGCTCGATAACGTATTCGCGGCAGTCGCTTTCACCAACAATATCTGGCTAATATGCATAGGCGTGTTCATCGGGATTCTCGCCATGCGTTTTGTGGCTCAATGGTTCGTGAAACTTTTGGAACGCTATCCGTTCCTTGAGGTGAGTGCCTTTATCGTCATTGGCATACTGGGTCTTAAATTGTTTTTGTCACTTCCGGGCCACTTCTTTGCCGGCCATTGGATGGTCAGGCTGCTCGAAGGCGAGATGTTCGACCTCTTCATCTCCATAGTGACGGCTGGGTTTTTTTTCGTGCCCATCATCACTTCACGGTTGTTTGGCTGGCCATCCAGCACCAAGTCGAAAAGCGACACCGCAAGCAACGGCATGGGTGTGGCCCCAAGCCCCATTGACCAGCTTGGGCCAGCAGCCACCAAAGATTTGGGGGAAGACGGCCCGCCGGATGAGCGCCAACGAGCCAATGTTCATTGGAAAAATGGCCCCCTGCTTCGTCCGACTTTTCGCGACAACTTGACTTTGCAAGACAGATACGCCTTATCCCCTCTGTATTATGAGCAAAAACCAAGATTGCGACAAAATCCTTCGCTAGAACCTCGAGCGTATCATCCCGGCCATCCTTCGCAAATCTTGCGGTCTTTCTTCTGA
- a CDS encoding alpha-L-rhamnosidase N-terminal domain-containing protein: protein MFSKLLCPTLLLLTLSVNAQHTPVNPELLRNYWPARWLAHPTAPATQFGVFHFRKTFDLPEKPARFFVHVSADHRYRLFVNGKSVSHGPARSDIWHWNFESLDLAPFLQKGKNVLAAVVWNGGENAPFAQMSFQTGFILQGDGKSEALVDTDTSWRVLQNPAYAPEALDMAKMRTYIVVGDGERVDGSTYPWGWEQPNFDDGQWLPARVLWFPAKPRGLGSDGNWMLVPREIPPMEERPERLAKVRRAQGVTATDAFLQGKQPLVIPANTSATILLDQGHLTNAYPQLVVSQGKNAAVTLTYAEALIDEKREKGNRNDIEGKTILGKRDVFIADGGANRLFVPLEFRTWRYVQMDIRTQGEPLRIEDFFGVFTGYPFEQKATFFSIPKRPNKVWEVGWRTARLCAQETYVDCPYYEQLQYTGDTRIQALISLYVSGDARLMRKAIRDYDHSRIADGLTQSRYPCRDMQIIPTFSLFWVSMVHDYWMHRRDDVFVQSLLPGIEQVLAWHDERLDKNTTMNGPLEWWNFVDWSWPWSNTERIGGVPDGARNGGSSILSLQYAYTLRQAAELFKYFEKDEALTSKAAFYERRANRIALETRNLCWDETRQLLADTPEKKAFSQHANIWAVLTDAVPEAEQPALLRRIMADTSIRQATYYFKFYLFQALKKTGMGDQFLRQLGPWYEMLDNGLTTFAENPEPVRSDCHAWSASPVYEFLSTVCGINPGSPGFETVRIEPFLGELELVKGQMPHPKGIVKVNLQKTSTGGLSAEIELPEGLDGTFHWKGKVVALRSGAQRMEM, encoded by the coding sequence ATGTTTTCAAAATTGCTGTGTCCGACGCTGCTCCTTTTGACCCTATCCGTCAATGCCCAGCATACACCTGTCAATCCTGAATTGTTGCGCAACTATTGGCCAGCTCGTTGGCTCGCTCACCCGACCGCTCCCGCCACCCAATTCGGCGTTTTTCATTTCCGAAAAACATTCGACTTGCCCGAAAAACCCGCCCGTTTCTTCGTCCATGTCTCCGCCGACCATCGCTACCGATTGTTTGTCAACGGAAAATCCGTGAGCCATGGGCCAGCGCGGAGCGACATCTGGCACTGGAATTTCGAGAGCCTCGACCTCGCGCCGTTTTTGCAAAAAGGCAAAAATGTGTTGGCGGCGGTCGTGTGGAACGGCGGGGAAAATGCGCCCTTCGCCCAAATGAGCTTTCAAACTGGTTTTATCCTGCAAGGCGACGGCAAATCGGAGGCACTGGTGGACACCGACACCTCTTGGCGGGTGCTGCAAAATCCCGCATACGCGCCCGAAGCGCTTGACATGGCGAAAATGCGCACCTATATCGTCGTCGGCGATGGCGAACGGGTGGATGGCTCAACGTACCCCTGGGGTTGGGAGCAGCCGAATTTCGACGATGGCCAATGGCTGCCTGCGCGGGTTTTGTGGTTTCCGGCCAAACCGCGCGGCCTTGGCTCCGATGGCAACTGGATGCTTGTGCCGCGAGAAATCCCCCCGATGGAAGAGCGCCCGGAGCGGTTGGCAAAAGTTCGGCGAGCGCAAGGCGTGACGGCTACGGATGCTTTTTTGCAAGGGAAACAACCGCTCGTGATTCCGGCCAACACCAGTGCCACGATTTTGCTCGACCAAGGCCATTTGACCAACGCCTATCCGCAATTGGTCGTGAGCCAAGGAAAAAACGCCGCCGTGACGCTGACCTACGCAGAGGCCTTGATTGATGAAAAACGGGAAAAAGGCAATCGAAACGACATCGAAGGCAAGACGATTCTGGGCAAACGAGATGTGTTTATCGCCGATGGCGGCGCGAACCGGCTGTTCGTCCCATTGGAGTTCCGCACTTGGCGCTACGTTCAGATGGACATTCGGACGCAAGGCGAACCACTTCGCATCGAGGATTTTTTCGGGGTTTTCACAGGCTACCCTTTTGAGCAAAAAGCCACTTTTTTCAGCATACCCAAACGACCCAACAAGGTCTGGGAAGTGGGCTGGCGCACTGCCCGGCTCTGCGCCCAAGAGACCTATGTGGACTGCCCCTACTACGAACAGTTGCAATACACGGGCGACACGCGCATTCAGGCACTTATCTCGCTCTACGTCAGTGGCGATGCTCGGCTGATGCGCAAAGCGATTCGGGATTACGACCATTCGCGCATCGCCGACGGCCTCACGCAAAGCCGCTATCCCTGCCGCGATATGCAGATAATCCCTACGTTTTCACTGTTTTGGGTGAGCATGGTGCATGACTACTGGATGCACCGCCGCGACGATGTTTTCGTCCAATCGCTCCTGCCCGGCATAGAGCAAGTGCTGGCTTGGCACGACGAACGATTGGACAAAAACACCACCATGAACGGCCCACTCGAATGGTGGAATTTCGTGGACTGGAGCTGGCCTTGGAGCAACACCGAGCGCATCGGCGGCGTGCCAGATGGGGCGCGAAACGGCGGCTCGTCCATCCTGTCGCTGCAATACGCCTACACCTTGCGACAAGCCGCAGAGTTGTTCAAGTATTTTGAAAAAGACGAGGCATTGACTTCAAAAGCCGCTTTTTACGAGCGCCGCGCCAACCGAATCGCGCTCGAAACTCGAAACCTTTGTTGGGACGAAACCCGCCAACTGCTTGCCGACACGCCTGAAAAAAAGGCGTTCAGCCAACACGCCAACATCTGGGCGGTGCTGACGGATGCCGTGCCGGAAGCGGAACAGCCCGCTTTGCTGCGCCGCATCATGGCCGACACGAGCATCCGACAGGCGACTTACTATTTCAAATTTTACCTTTTTCAGGCTTTGAAAAAAACAGGCATGGGCGACCAGTTTCTCCGACAGCTCGGCCCTTGGTACGAAATGCTCGACAACGGTCTCACGACGTTTGCCGAAAACCCTGAACCTGTGCGCTCCGACTGTCACGCTTGGAGCGCCTCGCCAGTGTACGAATTTCTCTCGACCGTTTGTGGCATCAATCCCGGTTCGCCGGGTTTTGAGACGGTGCGCATCGAGCCGTTTTTGGGCGAGTTGGAGTTGGTCAAAGGCCAGATGCCGCATCCAAAAGGAATTGTCAAAGTGAATTTGCAAAAAACCTCGACCGGGGGCCTGTCCGCGGAAATCGAACTGCCGGAAGGACTGGACGGCACTTTTCATTGGAAAGGGAAAGTGGTGGCGCTCAGAAGTGGGGCGCAGCGAATGGAGATGTGA